A window of Myxococcus fulvus genomic DNA:
TGCGCGAGTCCCTCCACCACCACGAGGGTGCCGTGCACCCGCACGGCCAGCAGGGGGTTGGCATGTGGCTCCTCCAGTACCGTCACCCGCCCGGCCTCGTGCACTTCCAGCGTGCCGCCAAACTCCCCGGAGTCCCGGCCGACGAGGCAGGCCGCCCCCATGGCTTCGAGGACGGACGCGAAGTCCGCTCCAGTTACGTTCGCGCATGGCCCCTCTCGTGAGGGCGCCTTCGGCTTGTCCCAGTGCAATTGGATGGACGTGGGGCCCTGGCACATCTGCCAATCCGGGCCGCGCCCTGGAAGCACACTGGGGGGCTCAGAAGGCGACGCCGGCTGCACCTCATCACCGGAGAGAGCCTGCAGGGCCCACCTCGCGTGGCTCCGCGCAACAGGGGAAGGATGCGTCGTAAACACCTGATGGAACAGCGGCTCCAACTCTTCCCGATGGGTTCGGAAGGTGGAGCTGCCCAGCGCCCGGACAGCCGCGGCCTGAACTTCGCTGTGCGGCTCGTACACCGCCTGGCGCAACGCTTGGAGGGCGGCTGGGTCTCCCACGCGCCCAAGGGCTTTCGCCGCCCGCGCGCGCTCCCACCCCTCCTCCCCCGTGGCCAGCAGGCGCAGCAGCGGCCCCGTCGAGACTGGCCGCGCCAACGGCCCCAGGGACGCGAGGCTCGTGAGGGCCCGGGCGCGGCATTCAGGCACGGCGGGCTGCTGGAGGACCTCGGGCACCGCAGCAGGGCTGTTGAAGGCCACCAGCGCCTGCAGCGCCACGGGCGTGAGGCGCACGTCCGCCCGTTGTAGCCCCTGGAGTACCTCGGGCGCGGCCTTCGCCCCCTGGCGCTCGTAGGCCCCCAACACCGACGCCACGTAGGCCGCTCGCGGGGTGCACCCGTCGAAGATGGCCTCGCAGCCTGGCGCTGGAGCTGCCGGGCAGGACGTCCCTGGCGGGCGCCGGAGAGTGGGCTCCTCCAACTCCCGTGCGAGGAGCGTCCGCAGGCGCGGGACGAAATTCTCCGTGAGCGTGGAGGCGCGCCGGGCGAGCACGTAGCGCACCCGCACCAGCGCCTCCCAGCTCGATTCCGGGTTCTCCAGCACGTCCAGCAGCACCGGAGCCAATGTCGGCCCGAGATGCTCCAGCGTCGACATGGGCGACTCCATGAGGTGTCGCACGATGGCGGGAGCTGCTCGCGCGTCATCGAGCGAGGAGAGCGCGTGCAGGGCCATTCCACCGGGCTCGCGTTCATAAGCAGCGAGGAGCGCAGGCACGGCCTCCCTTGGCTTCTCTTCCATCGACGCCAGCGCGAGTGCTGCACCTCCGCGGACCCGACGATCCCCATGGCGAAGAAGCGGAATCAGTCGAGGGACAACGCCCTCCCCCTCTCTCACCAGCTTCCAGGCAGCACACTCCTGCTCCGGCGGCAGCCATCGCTCCCCACTGTCTGGGCCGTGGACTTCCTGCAGGAGCGCAAGGCACGCGTCGGCCCCCTTGCAGCAGCCCTCCCACGTCATGACGTCGTCCCGCCTCCACGCCTGCCGGGCACCCCCCAGCGGCAGCGCCACCACCGCGCACACGAGCCCAGCCAACCAGCGGGGACGCCCGGACCTCACCTCTCCCTCCATGTCATCGCCTCTCATTCTCCCTTCGCTGTGAAGGGACTCTGAACCCAGTGCTTCAGCCAGTCACGAGCCGCGCAGCGAAGGAGCGCTGCGCTCGAGGCGCCTTCACGACGCGAGTGCCGGCCACCCAGTCGTGGAGGCATCGCCGCTCCTCTCCAACGATGAAGAGCGCGTCCACGAGGCCGAGCCAGCCGCAGTAGCCGCAGAGCGCCATCGGGAGCACGTTCCTCAGCAGAGCGATCCGCCATACCTCCGCCGGTAGGCCATCTCTTCGGACGACGCGGATTCCCAGGAGCCTCTTGCCGAGACTCGCCCCCGTCCCTCGAATCAGGCTCGCCTGCACGAACAACACGAGGAGGGCCGGGACGTAGACGACCGGAGCCTTCATCGCCGCCTCGTCCGGAATGGCCAGACACCGGAGGACGCCCAGGAGCAGGCACGGGAGCAGGAGCGCGGCACCATCGACAAGGCCTGCCGCGAGCCGGGCCCTGCGCGTCGCCAGCTCAGGAGCAGCATGAACGCACTTGAAGCACCGGCCCGCCCAGGACAACGCGCAGAAGGCACAGACGAAGGTGCCGCAACGAGTACAGGCACCGTCAGCCGAGAAGCCTGCGTGCTCCGAGCACTGGGCTTCCGAAATCGATTCACCGGCCTCGCGGAAGTCGGACATGGGGAGCCGCAGCACAGCTACGCCCGCCCCAAGACGGCAAGTTCCTTCAACGAGAAGTGCCCCCTTGCACCGACAAATGAAACCCAACAGGTATAGTCGCCGAACCCAGCATACGAATCTCGGTACCTCTGAATTGCTTGAGGCAAGTCACGGCAGCAAGCTCGATGGATTCGACGAGCCACACGAGCCACATGCCGATATGCAGAACGACTACTTCATGCTCATGGGCGATTCGCTCAACCAATGGATGCAGCGCGAAGGACCGCCACCCCAGAAGCAGCTCGTTGGAGTCCCCTGGCAACAGCGCCCTGCCTTCGTGACAGACCCCATCAAGCTACGCATCCGCACAGGAGTGCTCCCGAAGGAACCCTTCCCGGCCTATGAAGGCTCTTGTGAGCCCCTGCTCTCCGCCCGGGCCAAGTCCCTCCTTGAGCCTCTTGCCATCAGCCAGCTTCAGTTTCTCCCGGCGGACGTCTCCTTCGAAAGCGGGGAGGTCCAGAGGTTCTGGTGGCTCCATGTCTGTCGCTC
This region includes:
- a CDS encoding HEAT repeat domain-containing protein — its product is MALHALSSLDDARAAPAIVRHLMESPMSTLEHLGPTLAPVLLDVLENPESSWEALVRVRYVLARRASTLTENFVPRLRTLLARELEEPTLRRPPGTSCPAAPAPGCEAIFDGCTPRAAYVASVLGAYERQGAKAAPEVLQGLQRADVRLTPVALQALVAFNSPAAVPEVLQQPAVPECRARALTSLASLGPLARPVSTGPLLRLLATGEEGWERARAAKALGRVGDPAALQALRQAVYEPHSEVQAAAVRALGSSTFRTHREELEPLFHQVFTTHPSPVARSHARWALQALSGDEVQPASPSEPPSVLPGRGPDWQMCQGPTSIQLHWDKPKAPSREGPCANVTGADFASVLEAMGAACLVGRDSGEFGGTLEVHEAGRVTVLEEPHANPLLAVRVHGTLVVVEGLAHLFGGDGRLVRVDASEGRWRATPWVELPGAPLAHALDEARNLVVGTTNQRLDEVFCGRAGASAPAHVLRVTMDGRLAPVEPDGRP
- a CDS encoding RDD family protein, translating into MSDFREAGESISEAQCSEHAGFSADGACTRCGTFVCAFCALSWAGRCFKCVHAAPELATRRARLAAGLVDGAALLLPCLLLGVLRCLAIPDEAAMKAPVVYVPALLVLFVQASLIRGTGASLGKRLLGIRVVRRDGLPAEVWRIALLRNVLPMALCGYCGWLGLVDALFIVGEERRCLHDWVAGTRVVKAPRAQRSFAARLVTG